ATCCAGCAATTATCCTCTCCTGACTAATTTGGTCGAGAGAGAAGTCTGTGAACTGCTGCTCTCAGGTAGCTCACAATCCAGTTGAAGAGGACGGATCAGGTATTCTTCAATTAAATGATGCCTAGACCAGTTGGCTTGAATTGGtccttttcactttattttttggtcttaATCGCCTGCATGGTGAAAAATAAATAGTCTGAGATGCAGCTGATAAGTTACTCTGCCTCTACATGCAGTTACTATGTCCTCCTGAAGTGTACCTTTTTTTCCTCTGCCTATAAAATTATCTCTTTGCTTCCTCCTAGTACATTGCTCATTCTTGGACCACTCTCCTGAAGTTAACATCTTGCCTGAGATATACACTCCTACTTAACAAGGGCAAACATACAGTAGTCTCAAGTCCCCGCCCCTAACCTTACAAAGGGAGAGAGACATCAGTGCAAATGACACTGAGACACAGGGAAGAGAACCAAGTAGTAGCAGTAGGGTTGGTATGAAGGTGAGACAGAAGGACAGGAGTAGTGGTGTACACTGACTCAACTGCCTTGGACCACGGTAGGTGCGGAGATGATTGGACTACCTCTGAGAAATATGTCCTCCAGGTATTTACGGTCTGCGTCCACTTTTATATACTTTACTCAGAATGATGTATCCAACTTTAGGCAGGCTGTATGCATTAGACTTGCAGTGTTCCCAAGGAACTCTTTTTGGGGCTCTGTGAGCACAACAGTGCATGTCTCTGCCTTATGAAGTCCATATACTCTGAATTTTCTATCTAAGATGTGTATTTTCTAAAAGGAGTTTCCTCAGTTCTGCGAGATGCAGGAGTACTACATATCACAGTCTTCCATACCATACCCTGTTCAGTAGCACCTGTCCAGCTTTctgacagaaacaaaaaatatcatCACCTTGGGAAGTTGACTTTCTTCCACGCAGTTCCCACCTTAAAGGTACTATGAATTTCAGATGTCAGCTGTAGGTTTTCTCCACTTTTTGACAGGTCAAAGAACGTAAGTCGAAGCTTATCCCCTTCCTCACATTTCGTATCATTCGGTTTTCCAAGCACCAACACTTCCATCCTCCCTATGTTGTCACTGACATCAAATAATACACCATTCTTCTGTTCGGTTTTCTGCAAAAGGAAATTGACACACAATCTCTGATAATCAGATTAAGTAAGGCCATATCAGTCAGACATCAGACATGTGAGCCTCCAGAgagaaatataagagaaaaatccACCTTTTAAATTAACAGGAATATATCTAATAGATGTCAGCATTTCAGATAGTCAGACATGTCTTTCTTAGAACATGTTGCCTCTCGTGTCAATCTTTCCAGTCccaagttttcttccttttggaggCCAGATGGCCTACAGAAGCAACAACCAGTAGAATGGAGAAGATGAGGCTTCCCCAGGGCCATTAGCTGGAATAGTCAGGGGAAAGGAAGaccctggggtgggaggagagttaattaaagaaacaaatcCAGGAGGCATATAAGTCAGTGATGCAAGACCTGGTAAAGAGTCTAAAACAGAGTAAGGAATCAAGGACAAGAAATAATTCACAATTATTTCCAGATCAAAAGGGAACATGATATCAGTTACCTAAGGGACagtattttaagtataattttatgaattaaattaatatatattattggaTGGTTGGCCAAATCTAAGGCTCAAAACTGGGATAAAGACCATGGCTTTTCTATCCATGGCCATTATATGCTTTAATTTTCCAGGaggacatatttttttctatcagtcCATCTGCAACTAACCGTGGACAGCAGAAGTAATCCTAAGGCTCCTGGATGAAAGGTTAGCAGGTTCCCTCTGTGGTTCTTCAGGTTCTGCCCTAGACCAGAAAAAGTAGTCATATGGATAATTCCCTTAAGTTCAGAGTCATAATCCTTTATTATTTCTGACATCTAGTAAGTTTCCTCATAataattctttcttctattttcttcagttaatcaTAATTCTTTAATCCTGTCCTATTTATTGGTCTTTCAGGTCAATTATTCTGGTTTATTATTCAACTTCAGTTATTTTGCATTCACAACAATTGTTACTTGAAGATAATATGTATAAAGTACACAACTAAGACACAGGGTAAAAATTATCTGTATATGAAGTAATCTTTTCAGAGGTTACAACgataaaaagaagttaaaaaagaatTGTGACATcctcttgaaaataaaaatacttttttgagTTTTTGTATGAGTTTTGGTACATTAACTCTTCAACTCTTTAGTACTTTGgggtttatttttttagattttgtcaACATAGGAaggcatcaaaataaaaaatttctaacATCCCTTTAAGCTCACAGTGGAGAATATGTTATTTGTACTAACCAATATTTAAATTACACATGGGAACTAACCTTCTGGACTACAAACAGCCCATTCACAATTGTTCCATGGGGCTGAGTTTGAAGCTTATTGATCTTTGGAGTTTCACCAGCTTTTCTGACAATGTTCTTTGGGACACTGACCTTTTGGTCTGAGTCAGCATCAAATACAAGTGACATATTATTCACCTCCCGGAAACCATGGTGtcaataatattttgatattataatTATTCCCTTTGGGGTGAATTTATCTTTTAGCtgtgtattaaaatttttttacgaAAAAGAATTCCCTCTCAGTAGCCACTATAACATGAAATATCTCTTGCTTCCCTTCTTGGGTCTCAAACTCAAAGGGCTTCATTGCTTCCAGCACCATGACTATCACATGGTCTTTCTGCAACTCTTTTTTCCTGACAGATTCCTGCTGGACCACCATCTGTTTCTGCTCAGGCTGAAGACAATTGAAGAAAGATATATGCTGTGAGTAAAGAAGGTACTATTGAGGGAATCTTACTTCACTTACAATGTTAAAGCTCAGGAAGCCAGCCAAAGATAGGTGGAATCAAAGGAAGAGATATAGAGGGGTCAGGAAGATATTTGAGAAGTAGAATTACCTAACGGAAAAGAGAATGCAGAAGGAAGATGTCAAATCCTACATCCAGATGAGACAGTGTAACAGGTTTGGGAGGCAGATTTCATGAATCTTAATCCTTGTTTTGCCATCTACTGTATGTAAAGAGTGCATAAAATCTCTGAAAAATTGCTAAGGCAAAGGGGTAAAACTGATTCTGTCTTCTTGTACTGATTCCATAAGGAAAGGACATAAGATGTCCATGTTTCTCCATCCAATGATGTCCTGAATATTCATTTTACTCTCTTATAAAAGTGAGGGAGCTCAATGACCTACACAAGGCTCTCCAAATTCCTGAAAATGGCCCTGTGCATAATAAAAGTACAGATTAAGTTAAATATGAGTAAAGGGAGAGACCTAGGTCAGAAATCCTACAAGTGAGTTAAAGgggaaattaaaaaagagaatcaATTCTACTTTTACAAATTTAACTTTAGCAATAATGAGTTATGTACTAGGtttacataaaaaattatatatcgtTATTTGTaattatacaaatttaaaataatttaaatatcaaaaagaaGTTTTGATTACATAAAATATGATTTAGTCACATAATAGATTActatgcaaatattaaaaatgccTTAAAGGAATAAGTTTATCATAACCTCTATAAATGATTCTATAAAGGGTAAGGCCCTAAACAGAATGTATAATGTGTTTCTTAttggataaataaacaaataacacaCATAAACATACTAGAAAGATATTTACCAATGTCAAATATGGTTTTCTCTAGATGATAGAATATTTTaggtaattttattcttttgcgtgtgtgtgtgcgcgcgcgcgtgcacgcgtgcattttctgtttttccaaattAACAGAGatgggaggttttttttttttttttttggtctgttttagAAGTTAATACtacttttaaaaagctacttGCTGTCCAAAGCCAAagggaaatacaaaaataaacaaacaaacaaaaaataacagagGCATAAAAGGACAAATGCAGGAGTTTCTGAATTGGATCTTTGGTGGGACCTGGTGCACAGGCCCATGAAGGGACCCGGATGGACACTGCAACAGAATAATTCGGACCAATGCAGGAAAATGCCAGCTTCACCAAGCTCTGCtacaaaatttcttctttttggtcCCATATATCTTTAGGTTGGTCTTTCAGATTAAATAACTCATACTTTCATTCCTGATGACTGAAAGGCTGGACCTTGTTTCTCGGACAACTCCAGAAGTTTCTGGGCCAAATCCAGAGGAAGCAGCTGCTCGAGATGAAGAGAATGAAGTATATATAATCAGTTTCTATAGCTCACACATCAATAAAATGATGAGATACCTTCTTCATAGGAAATAAAATTGAGTGTGTGTAGCAGATTCTATGGTGAACCTCTCAGATGCTGTCTGCTGCTTTCTCAACACTAATCATATTCACAGATGCCAATCTCTCCAGGCATGAAGAGAGCCACCTCACCTTAGTCAACGCATGTGTATGAAAGGGCCCTTTTATCCAAATCATGACAACCCTGAAAGGCATTCTCAACTCTGAGCTCCCTGTGGGATGGGCTGAGGCCATAGTTGCAACTGCATTAGACCAGAaacccttcctcttcccctacTTCTTTCACTTCTCACAAATATTAATCTTGAAAGCACTCTAAAATATAGTTCCTGAAAACAGCTATCTCACAGTTTTCTTCTTACAGAATCCAACTTGTAACAATGTGTTAATGTGTCTTGGGTCTGGCAAAGATTGGAGATTCAATAGCTGTTTATTTGATGATCCCGAGGcaacttttctttttgttaccCGGACATACTTTTCATAttatagcttttctttctttacttgcATGCGGTGAGACAAAGAGAGGGGCCCCAATGGGAAATGACAGAGATAGCAACTAGAGAATGCTCTTATGAAGGCTAAGGCTACTCCACCCCTTTTTACCTTAATATGAGGAGAGACTTCTGGTGCAGAACATTGCTCCATGATGTCACTTTTGATGGCTGCAGGGGCTACAGGACTCATTTCACCTTGACTTCTCTTTTTCACTACCATTGTTCCTTCTCTACATTTGCATTTCTTAtcaactgattaaaaaaaaggcATGTTAATTcagaaaagatgaacaaagatggctgaaaattttaaatattctctctcAAGAACAAAATAAGAGAAGTGACATCAGTGGGATGGCAGAATAGAAGTTCCCTGACTCCAGTTCCTCTTACAGAAATCTAACTAGAAGCTATCCAcagacaaaacagacaaaaatacatGAGTGAAAATCCCAGAACTTGGGACTGAGGCTGAGATACCCTCTAGTATCACAGAACTGTTAAGCTGCATTAGAAGGATAAGAGGAACAATTTCAATTTTACCACCTTGTCCCCTCTCCAAGCCAGCATATTACCACAGAGAGGATTCCCCTTGGCCTACAGTATCTATGGTGGGAAAAGAGAGCTGGAGGTGGACAGTCAGTTCTTTTAGCATTCTGGAAGTCTTTGCAGGAGGCCCACTTCTGTCTTGCCCCTGTGGTTAACACCAGGAACATCAGCAGGGCTCAATCACCTGGAATCagttagaaacaaagaaaggcaTGGGTCTCACAGAGACCAGTACACAactcttggtggtggctctgcaTCCTGGCCAATGGAGGCACCCAACTGTATTGACCAGCCAATGACAGTGCTTTGTAGGAAGCACTTTCGATAGGTCTGCTGGGCTATAGTACCTAGCCAGCTTCCCTACCCAGCCTTAGTTCTCTACCAAAGCTTGTCCAGGTCAGAAAACAACCACATGTCCCTGCACATCTGCAGAAAACAACATCTAGCCCTGCCCAACTCCAGTATCTGAGTGGTGCCCCCATCCAGCCTGATTGCAGTTTAAGGCTTCCCCAAACTGAGAGGCAAGTGCATGTCCACACATATTAGggatcttcaaaagttcatggaaagattcttattatcactttataccatattaacaaactatTTGATGTACTCTCACATATGCAGAGAGGGGCACATGGCCTCTCAACTCCAGAGGTCAAGCAGTGACCCCTCCCAGCCTTGAGTCTCTGAATAAGGCTTCCTCAGGTTGGGTGGCAAGCCCACTTGTATAAATATCTGTGGAAGAGAATATCTGCCCTTGCTAGACACAAGCAACTGATCAATGACCCCAATCAGACTTGGTGCTCTGCATCATGATTCCTCAGGTCAAAAGGCAAACCTGTATCTCTGCGTATCTACAGAGCATAGCATCTGGCCCTCTCAACCCTAGCAACTGAATGGTGACCCCACCCAGCTTTGGAGTGCAGCCTGAGATTCTACCTGAGTCCAAGCAATGGGGAAAACTTAAGACTGTGCACATCTGTGGAGAATAGCCTCTGGCCCTGTCCATTGTGAATGGCCAAGCAGTGACCTCAGCAACCTTGCCTAGCCTCAGAACCAAGCCTATGTCCCTGCCCAAATAGAGATTCCAAACAGCAGTACTGCCAACCCAGGGAATATAGCCTGCATCCCTTCATTATCAGAGGTAATCACAGAGCTCAGCCAGCAGTTCCACCTGACTGTGAAGTCCAGCAAGTTATCTCACCAGACCACAGAGCAGAGCCAGCAACCCCACTCAACCTCAGAGCACAGGCAGCAATCTAGCCCAACTAGAGAGCCTGACAGCAATGTGTGTTCACCCATAATTGTTGCCAACTGGCCATGCAAAATCCCAATTTAGACTAAATAGTGAAGgtctatctctgccaaagaacACATGAAAAGGCTGAAAGGACTGGCTGCTTTCTCAAATACACAGATACCAATGCAAGAACACAGAGGTTACAAAGAATCAGGGAATTATAACATCACCAAAAAGAACTAACAAAGCTCCAATAATACACCCTACAGAAAGGAAGATCTAAAAAATGACTGACAgtgaattcagaataatcctcttaaagaagttcaaggaaatatgaga
The sequence above is drawn from the Cynocephalus volans isolate mCynVol1 chromosome 8, mCynVol1.pri, whole genome shotgun sequence genome and encodes:
- the AIM2 gene encoding LOW QUALITY PROTEIN: interferon-inducible protein AIM2 (The sequence of the model RefSeq protein was modified relative to this genomic sequence to represent the inferred CDS: deleted 1 base in 1 codon; substituted 1 base at 1 genomic stop codon), yielding MESKCKEILLLTGLDNITDEELDRFKFFLPDEFKIPTGKLETAHRTEVANLMIQNAGEESAVMKTIHIFRKLNYMLVATSLQGEKDKIDKKCKCREGTMVVKKRSQGEMSPVAPAAIKSDIMEQCSAPEVSPHIKPEQKQMVVQQESVRKKELQKDHVIVMVLEAMKPFEFETQEGKQEIFHVIVATEREFFFVKKFNTQLKDKFTPKGIIIISKYYXHHGFREVNNMSLVFDADSDQKVSVPKNIVRKAGETPKINKLQTQPHGTIVNGLFVVQKKTEQKNGVLFDVSDNIGRMEVLVLGKPNDTKCEEGDKLRLTFFDLSKSGENLQLTSEIHSTFKVGTARLRPKNKVKRTNSSQLV